In Lysinibacillus sp. 2017, the DNA window AATAACTTTTATATCCAAGAGGTAGAAAAAGAAATTTCCGCGAAAACGATGCACTTTTCATTGGAGTTGTATGATTCGATGACTGTCTATGAAGATACGTACAATCCGTTCGAAGAAATAATTGGCCTTCGCATTTTACACTTGAATGTTCCAAGACACTTCAATATCATTGATAATAGTGGGTGGATTGAGTAGCGCACGAATCAAAGATGAATTGAGCGAATCCTTTGAAGAAGTTATTGAAGTTTACTATTTTTGTAGCAGTCGTTTATGTGTTTTTATATGTGAATAATCATTGGTTAGTAACGACAGAGCTTGTACATGAATCCGAAAAAATTCCTTCGAGTTTTGATGGTTATCGGATTGTCCAAATTAGTGATTTACATGATGCAACGTTCGGTGGAAATCAGGCGCATTTAGTAGAAAAAGTGCGCAAGTCAAAACCAGATGTTATTTTTTTAACGGGTGATTTAGTTGATAGTCGGCGCTACGATTTACAAAATAGCTTGCAAGCTGTAGAGCAGTTTGTCGAAATTGCGGATGTTTATTACGTGCTCGGGAATCACGAAGTGGCGCTAAATAAGGTGAATGAAATTTATGCTACGCTACGTGAACTTGGGGTGCACGTGTTATCAAATGATGCAATGGTGGTAGAGCGTGACGGGGAACGCATCGCCATTCTTGGTATCGAGGATCCGTTAATGGGAAAGGCTGTAGATGTATCGATCGATGAAGCAATGCAAAATGTAGATGAGAATTTGTTTACCGTATTGTTATCCCATCGTCCTGAACAATTTGAAACCTATGTCGACAAAGAGATGGATTTAGTGTTTACGGGTCATGCACATGGTGGGCAAATAAGATTACCATTAATCGGTGGGCTTGTTGCGCCAACGCAAGGATTGCTACCAAAATACAGTGCAGGGATTTTTAATAAAAATGATTCAAAAATGATTATTAGTCGTGGATTAGGAAATAGTCTATTCCCATTTCGTATTTTCAATTTACCAGAAGTTATAGTAGTAGAATTAAATAGCAAATAACAGAAGAAACGTCATTTATGTGGCGTTTTTTTGTCGTTACTAATATTTCCCAATTCATATTTACTTCTTATTGATAATTCTATATGATGAGAAACATAGGTATTTAAAGGCAATAAAATAATAATAAAGAACTAGAAATTGATAAAAGTGATTTATTATTTATTTTGGAGGGAACCGGATGAAAAACAGAGGGATTGGTGCAAAGTTAACAGCATCAATTATAGTACTTTTGACGTTGACATGTGCAATATTAGGAGTTTCGAGTTATTACAATAGCTACAATTCATTGGAAATTCAAATTCGTGATAACTTACAGTCAAAAGCAGAAGATGTTTCGAAGTACATAGGAGAATTTTTTGAACGTACGAATAGTGAAATAGAGGGAATTGCTGAGCAGGAAGTCATTCAAAATATGAATTTCGGTAAGCAAGTTGCTTATTTAAAAAAACGCCTAGCGAAAAGTGAAGACTATTTAGACTTCGGTATCGTGGATGAAAAAGGTGTCGCGCATTATTTAGATGGCTCGACGGCAGAGTTAGGGGACCGTTCCTACATTCAAGAAGCATTCGAAGGGAAAACATCGATCTCGGATACGATCATTAGCCGTGTTACCAATGAACCCGTTGTCATGATAGCAACGCCAATTACTACAACAACTGGTGAAAAAGCATTGTTATTAGCACGTATGGATGGTTACTTCGTATCATCCATATTAGAGGATATCGTTGTTGGTGAAACAGGATATGCCTTTTTAGTAAATAAAGATGGCACGATGCAAGCACATCCAGATGCAAGTTACATTAAAGAACAAAAGAATTTCATTGTAGAAGCACAGGAGTCTGGCAAAAGTACAGGTGAAGCCACGGCTATTGAAGAAATCATCGCAAATGAAAAGGGCTTCTATGAATTTAAGCACTCTGATGGAAAAAATCGTTTCTTAGGCTACTATACATTAGATAATGGTTGGACAATGGGTGTGATGGCGAAGGAAAGCGAAATGTTCATTAGTTTAATGACGATGCGCATCGTACTCATTATTTCAACATTTAGTGTGTTACTTATCGGATTTGTGGTAGCAATCTTCCTATCGCGCAGCTTAAGCCGTCCGATTCGTGAGGTTGTAAAAATCAGTGAATTTATCGCGCAAGGTGATTTCACGCATAAACCGCATGAGCGTCATCAAAAACGTCATGATGAGCTCGGTGTCTTATCGCGCTCCTTATCGAAAGTGGTCGATAATATGCGTGCGATGATTACAAAAGTGCAAACAAGCTCAGAAAATGTAAGCGAAGCATCTTGCGAATTAATGGGTGACGTACAAAAAGTGACAGACAATGCAAAAGTCATTTCGCAATCCATTGAAGAAGTAGAGCGTGGCTCAGATGCACAAGCTCATGCAGCAGAAGAAGGTGCCCAAACAATGGGGCAAATGGCAATGGGCATTCAACAAGTAGCAGAAGTGGCAAGTACCGTTGTACAGCACACAGACTTTATTGAAACAAAAGTTCGTGATGGCTATAATGCGGTTCGTCATTCGATTGCCCAAATGAATTCGATTCAAACGGGTACAGAGCTTGAATTAAAGGTCATTCATAAGCTAAAAGAAGAATCAATTGAAATTGGGCTAATTTCAAAAATGATTACAGATATTTCAGATCAAACTAACTTACTCGCACTGAATGCGTCAATCGAAGCGGCGCGTGCAGGTGAAGCGGGTCAGGGCTTTGCGGTTGTAGCGGGGGAAGTTCGTAAACTTTCAGAGCAAACGGCCCATTCAGCTGCTCAAATTAATGCGTTAATTTCAAATGTACAACAATATACGGAAGAAGCCGTGCATGCGGCAGAATCTGGTGAAGAAAATGTAACGCTTGGTTTACAGTCGATTCATCAGTTGGAAGAGCGCTTCGGTGAAATTGTTGATGCCGTTACACAAATTGCAACAGAAATCGAGCAATTAAGCGGTTCGGCACAAGAAATGAGTGCCAACACAGAAGAAATTTCGGCCTCGATGGAAGAAATGTCTGCGTCGATTACATCAGCAGCCGTTCATGTAAAAGAAGTAAATCATTCAGCAGAAGGTCAACTTCAAACCGTGGATGAAATGGCCAATCAAGCCGTGCAATTATCAGAAATGGCGAGAGAATTACAAGTATCGATTCAACAGTTTAAATTATAAAATGCTGAAGTAAAAGTGAAAACTAAAAGGAGACATGCGTGCCTATACGCATGTCTCCTTTTTTATTATCGTAATACAGCTTTCATTACATCTAGTAGTGCTTCAGGTGTTGTTACTTTCTCTCCGCCACCTTGAACGAGCGCATCATTTCCGCCGCCTTTACCATTAATAAGCGGGAGAGCGGCTGCTGAAATATCTTTCATAGAACGCGTTTGCTCGCTACCACGAGCTGCAACAAATTGAATTTTGTCTAGATTCTCCGCTACTAAAAGTGCTACGGCATTCGGGTTTTCCAGTGTAATAAAACGCGCTAACTTTTGAAGCTGCTGGATGGAGCGATTTTCAAAATGAGCGGCAGCTATTTGCTGTTTTGCTAAATCTTTTGCTTCGTATTCAAGTAAAGCATCCTGAGCTTCTGTTAAGTTCTTTTCGGTTACTTTCGTAGCTTGTACAAATTTACGTAAGGCTTCGGCTGCATTTTCCTCTGGAGCACTTAATTGGCGAGCAACATCTGTTAACACTTGTTTGCGCATCGCAAGTTGAGTACGTACACGATTCCCACATACAAAATGGATGCGGATTTGCTGTTTCATTTTTTCCGTCGCTAAAATTTTAAGCATGCCGACTTGTCCTGTGGCTGTTGGGTGTGTCCCGCCGCAGCCGTTGTAGTCGTAATCCGGAATAATGACTAGGCGAATATCTTCATCAACTTTCACGTCTTTTCGTAAGTTGTACTGAGAAAGTTCCTCTTTTGTTACCCATTTTGTCTCAATCGGACGGTTTTCTAAAATAATAGCATTCACACGATTTTCAACAGCTTCTAGTTGTTCTTCCGTAATTGCTGTTACATTTAAATCAATCGTCACAAGTCCCTCACCTAAATGGAAGCTTGTTGTCGGAATATCGTATAATTCAACAAATGCCGCTGTCAAAATATGTTGCCCAGTATGTTGCTGCATATGATCAAAGCGACGTGCCCAGTTTAATTTACCTGTAATTTCCCCAGAAATAATCGACACATCGGCATGTGTATAATGTCGAATTCCCTCGTCTATTTTTTCAACATCAATAATTTCAATTTCATTAATCCAACCGGTATCATGTGGTTGACCGCCGCCAGTTGGATAGAAGGCGGTGTTGTCGAGAACGATGTAAGAACGACCATCTTCTACACCCGTTTTCAACACATTTGCTGTAAATTCTTGTTTCATTGCATCCTGATAGTAAAGTAAATTTTTCAAAATCCATCCCTCCTTAATTACAGTTTGGCATAGGAAGCCAATGCTGTCACTGTGATTTCATTTGACGCTCGCGATTTTTAGTTTATGATAAAGTAGATAGATTTCCTGAAGGGAGTTATGAAAATGAACATTACGCAATTTTCAATTGAAGAGTTATTAGATCCAACTAATATTATTGAAGGTAAACGCTATGAGTTTTTACTAGATGTAGAAGTCGATGAAGAGGACGAGCTTTATTCAGAAGCTGGTTTAGAAATCCGTGCGATTGTCGGTGTCATCGAAGAAAACGTACGCATCATGAATTATTTCATTTTAGATAAAGCGACGAATGAGTATTTAGACTTTGCTTTAGAAGAAGACGAAGAAGCGACAATTTTAGCATTTTGCAAAGGACAATTATTCGCAGATTCACAAACAGAACCATCTGCAGAGTGAAAATAAGGACAGTGCCTCAAAATTTTTGAGCATTGTCCATTTTTTTATTTATTAAAAATTTTATTCGTCTTTATATTTGGACAAATAAAGAAGGGGAAATCCTGGAGAAAAAAGGTTTGTAACAAATTGTTTTTTGAAGGAATTTTCTAACTTAAAAACGGCTTATTAATCTATGGAAGAATTAATAAGCCGTTTATTCATTTATTTACCACGCAGCGATTGTACCGTCTGTTCTAGGCTCTGTACCGCCATACAATACGCCCGTTTTTTGATCACGCCAAATAATTTGACCACGTCCGAAAATGCCGCCGTCTACAGCCACATGAATGTCATGGCCTTTACGCTGAAGGGCTTGCACTAAATAATTCGGAAAATGCGGCTCGACTTCAATGCGTTTTTCACCCATCCATTGCCACCTCGGCATATCGAGTGCGGCTTGCGGATTTAAGTGGAAATCGACCGTACTCGTTACCACTTGGAAATGCCCTTGTGGTTGCATATAGCCACCCATCACACCAAATGGACCAACTGCCTGCCCATCCTTAGTTAGGAAGCCTGGAATAATTGTGTGATATGTGCGCTTTCCAGGTTGTAAGAAGTTCGGGTGACTTTCATCGAGTGAAAAATCATAGCCACGGTTTTGTAGAGAAATGCCGGTCTCTGGAATAACGATACCTGAACCGAAGCCCATGTAGTTACTTTGAATATATGACACCATATTCCCGTCCGAATCCGCCGTTGCTAAATACACCGTTCCTCCTTTAGGAATATCAAAGGGCTTTGGATCGAGCGCGGTGTCTCCAATTTCTGCGAATCGAGATTCACCATATTTAGATGATAAAAGTGTAGCGACATCGACTGGCATTTGCGCCTGCTCGGTTACAAATGCCTTGCCATCTGTATAAGCAAGCTTCATCGCTTCAATTTGTTGATGTAGCGTATCCGCGTCCTGCCATTTCGATTCGCCATGCTGGAAAATATTTAATGCCATTTGTGCAACAATGCCTTGTCCGTTCGGTGGAATTTCCCATACATCATAGCCTTTGTAATTCACTTTAATTGGGTCAACCCATTGTGGCTCATAGCTTGCTAGGTCCTCTTTTGTAATATAGCCGTCATATTTTTTCATGAAGGCATCAATTTTGTCAGCAAGTTCGCCTTTATAAAATGCATCGCCGGTAGTATCCGCGATCTTCCGTAATGTATCGGCATGTCCAGGAGAGCTCCAAACTTCACCGATTTCTGGCATCCGACCTTCGATTGAAAAGGTATCAAACCAGCTCTGGAACTCCTCTGTTGTGAAGGTTTTCTTATACTTTTTATAGGCATTTTTCCAATTTTGTCCGAGTGTCACGGAAATCGGATAGCCTTCTTCTGCATAAGAAATCGCCGGTGCTAGTACATCTGCTAATGGTAATTTCCCGAAACGTTTCGACAATGCGGCCCAGGCAGAAGGAGCTCCAGGAACTGTTACTGGAATGACACCATGCATAGGGATTTGATCGAAACCTCTTGCAGTTAGGGCATCTTTAGAAATGGATTTAGCGGACGGACCTGAAGCGTTTAAACCATATAGTTCGTCTTTCATCCATACAAGTGCAAAGGCATCACTGCCAATGCCATTCGATGTAGGTTCAACAACTGTTAGCGCAGCTGCTGTGGCAATTGCTGCATCCACCGCATTTCCGCCTTTTTTCAAAATATCTAGACCAGCCTGTGCGGCAAGTGGTTGCGATGTTGCGATCATCCCACGATTAGCAATCACCGTGTTCCGCTTACTTGGAAACGGATAATGTAAAAGATCCATATGAAAAATCCCCCTTTGTTTGTCTATCAAAATAAATGTCTATCATTATTTTAGTAATTCATCCACCCAACGCTGAACTTTTAAACCTTCTTCAAATGTTACAACGAATGCTTCTTCACCTTGAAGCGCTTTGCGACAAGCTTCAAGCATTGTTTCTGGGTTTTCTGTCTGTATAATTTCTAGTTCTGCTTCATAGGCCTTGCTCGTATAAACTTGTGACCAGTTACGTAGTGTTAATACCTTGTTCGTACCAAAAATTTTATAATCAATGCGTTCTTCTTGGCCAATGCCAGCAAGTCCATTAATGACCATGGGAATACCGCTCATAGTTTTCGCTAAAGCTGATATCCCTGTTTCACAAAGTACCGTATTTTCAGGATACGTTGTTTCGTGCGCAATAATTTTGATGTCCCCAAATAAGTGATGTGTCAGCTGTAAATAATGCGGGAAAATTTCACGAATGAAGCCGCCTTGCTCGCGTGAGGCAATCCACGGATTTTGCTGCCATTTGCGTGGCCATTCTGGGATGTAGGTATGCAGTTCAATACGTGTAATTTCTCCCATGTCCTCAGCTAATTCTTTCTTCAATTGATGCACCGCAGCTCCGTACATAAGTGGGAAATGCATGGCTGTTTTGACGTTCGCATTCTTCGCGACTTGTACCATCATTTCACCATCTGCCGCGTCATGTGCGAGTGGTTTTTCCGATAAAATAGGTAAGCCGTGCTTCGCAATTTCTTCAGCAAGCGGTGCATGACTAACAGGTGGTGTGCCGATGTAGACCCAGTCAGGCTTTCGTGCTAACAAGTCTTGCAAATTGTCTGTTGTGGGAATACTATATTTTGTCGCAAGCTGGTTCATACGTTCTTTATTTTCAT includes these proteins:
- a CDS encoding metallophosphoesterase gives rise to the protein MKKLLKFTIFVAVVYVFLYVNNHWLVTTELVHESEKIPSSFDGYRIVQISDLHDATFGGNQAHLVEKVRKSKPDVIFLTGDLVDSRRYDLQNSLQAVEQFVEIADVYYVLGNHEVALNKVNEIYATLRELGVHVLSNDAMVVERDGERIAILGIEDPLMGKAVDVSIDEAMQNVDENLFTVLLSHRPEQFETYVDKEMDLVFTGHAHGGQIRLPLIGGLVAPTQGLLPKYSAGIFNKNDSKMIISRGLGNSLFPFRIFNLPEVIVVELNSK
- a CDS encoding methyl-accepting chemotaxis protein, whose product is MKNRGIGAKLTASIIVLLTLTCAILGVSSYYNSYNSLEIQIRDNLQSKAEDVSKYIGEFFERTNSEIEGIAEQEVIQNMNFGKQVAYLKKRLAKSEDYLDFGIVDEKGVAHYLDGSTAELGDRSYIQEAFEGKTSISDTIISRVTNEPVVMIATPITTTTGEKALLLARMDGYFVSSILEDIVVGETGYAFLVNKDGTMQAHPDASYIKEQKNFIVEAQESGKSTGEATAIEEIIANEKGFYEFKHSDGKNRFLGYYTLDNGWTMGVMAKESEMFISLMTMRIVLIISTFSVLLIGFVVAIFLSRSLSRPIREVVKISEFIAQGDFTHKPHERHQKRHDELGVLSRSLSKVVDNMRAMITKVQTSSENVSEASCELMGDVQKVTDNAKVISQSIEEVERGSDAQAHAAEEGAQTMGQMAMGIQQVAEVASTVVQHTDFIETKVRDGYNAVRHSIAQMNSIQTGTELELKVIHKLKEESIEIGLISKMITDISDQTNLLALNASIEAARAGEAGQGFAVVAGEVRKLSEQTAHSAAQINALISNVQQYTEEAVHAAESGEENVTLGLQSIHQLEERFGEIVDAVTQIATEIEQLSGSAQEMSANTEEISASMEEMSASITSAAVHVKEVNHSAEGQLQTVDEMANQAVQLSEMARELQVSIQQFKL
- a CDS encoding DHHA1 domain-containing protein; the protein is MKNLLYYQDAMKQEFTANVLKTGVEDGRSYIVLDNTAFYPTGGGQPHDTGWINEIEIIDVEKIDEGIRHYTHADVSIISGEITGKLNWARRFDHMQQHTGQHILTAAFVELYDIPTTSFHLGEGLVTIDLNVTAITEEQLEAVENRVNAIILENRPIETKWVTKEELSQYNLRKDVKVDEDIRLVIIPDYDYNGCGGTHPTATGQVGMLKILATEKMKQQIRIHFVCGNRVRTQLAMRKQVLTDVARQLSAPEENAAEALRKFVQATKVTEKNLTEAQDALLEYEAKDLAKQQIAAAHFENRSIQQLQKLARFITLENPNAVALLVAENLDKIQFVAARGSEQTRSMKDISAAALPLINGKGGGNDALVQGGGEKVTTPEALLDVMKAVLR
- a CDS encoding DUF6509 family protein, encoding MNITQFSIEELLDPTNIIEGKRYEFLLDVEVDEEDELYSEAGLEIRAIVGVIEENVRIMNYFILDKATNEYLDFALEEDEEATILAFCKGQLFADSQTEPSAE
- a CDS encoding gamma-glutamyltransferase family protein; this encodes MDLLHYPFPSKRNTVIANRGMIATSQPLAAQAGLDILKKGGNAVDAAIATAAALTVVEPTSNGIGSDAFALVWMKDELYGLNASGPSAKSISKDALTARGFDQIPMHGVIPVTVPGAPSAWAALSKRFGKLPLADVLAPAISYAEEGYPISVTLGQNWKNAYKKYKKTFTTEEFQSWFDTFSIEGRMPEIGEVWSSPGHADTLRKIADTTGDAFYKGELADKIDAFMKKYDGYITKEDLASYEPQWVDPIKVNYKGYDVWEIPPNGQGIVAQMALNIFQHGESKWQDADTLHQQIEAMKLAYTDGKAFVTEQAQMPVDVATLLSSKYGESRFAEIGDTALDPKPFDIPKGGTVYLATADSDGNMVSYIQSNYMGFGSGIVIPETGISLQNRGYDFSLDESHPNFLQPGKRTYHTIIPGFLTKDGQAVGPFGVMGGYMQPQGHFQVVTSTVDFHLNPQAALDMPRWQWMGEKRIEVEPHFPNYLVQALQRKGHDIHVAVDGGIFGRGQIIWRDQKTGVLYGGTEPRTDGTIAAW
- a CDS encoding Gfo/Idh/MocA family protein, encoding MTKTSIGIIGTGVVGERIINQALQNEHYEITAIFDENKERMNQLATKYSIPTTDNLQDLLARKPDWVYIGTPPVSHAPLAEEIAKHGLPILSEKPLAHDAADGEMMVQVAKNANVKTAMHFPLMYGAAVHQLKKELAEDMGEITRIELHTYIPEWPRKWQQNPWIASREQGGFIREIFPHYLQLTHHLFGDIKIIAHETTYPENTVLCETGISALAKTMSGIPMVINGLAGIGQEERIDYKIFGTNKVLTLRNWSQVYTSKAYEAELEIIQTENPETMLEACRKALQGEEAFVVTFEEGLKVQRWVDELLK